The following are encoded together in the Marmota flaviventris isolate mMarFla1 chromosome 18, mMarFla1.hap1, whole genome shotgun sequence genome:
- the LOC114084006 gene encoding zinc finger protein 585A-like isoform X3 — MQETYSHLLSVEELQQIGDQIVTYHQTGSKSINDTAFIKKIWTTKSHHEYEGITKIIHMSPNIIPPSKRPHQFGSFGNVLKHNLDLYSHYRSNTSNSIKKMTECSKISSYTDDHEYTLTGEKLWNHNQSRTNLSYQQVPSRYQKIHTGEKSYDCAEFGKIFTHKSQLKVHMRVHTGEKLYVCIECGKAFVHKPEFITHQKTHTREKPYKCNECGKSFFQVSSLFRHHRIHTGEKLYECSECGKGFSYNSDLSIHQKIHTGERHHECGDCGKAFTQKSTLKMHQKIHTGERSYICIECGQAFIQKTHLVAHRRIHTGEKPYECSYCGKAFISKSQLQVHQRIHTRVKPYSCTEYGKVFNNSSNLVANKKVQIREKSSICAECGKAFTYRSELIIHQRIHTGEKPYECGDCGKAFTQKSALTVHQRIHTGEKSYVCTKCGLAFIQKAHLIAHQIIHTGEKPYKCGHCGKFFTSKSQLHVHKRIHTGEKPYMCNKCGKAFTNRSNLITHQKTHTGEKSYVCSKCGKAFTQRSDLITHQRIHTGEKPYECSTCGKAFTQKSHLNIHQKIHTGERQYECHECGKAFNQKSILIVHQKIHTGEKPYVCTECGRAFIRKSNFITHQRIHTGEKPYECSDCGKSFTSKSQLLVHQPIHTGEKPYVCGECGKAFSGRSNLSKHQKTHTGEKPYICSECGKTFRQKSELITHHRIHTGEKPYECSDCGKSFTKKSQLQVHQRIHTGEKPYVCAECGKAFTDRSNLNKHQTTHTGDKPYKCVVCGKGFVQKSVLNVHQSIHT; from the exons ATGCAGGAGACCTACAGCCACCTGCTCTCAGTAG AAGAATTGCAGCAGATTGGTGATCAGATAGTCACCTATCATCAAACAGgaagtaaatcaataaatgatacTGCTTTCATCAAGAAAATATGGACTACAAAGAGTCATCATGAGTATGAAGGCATTACAAAAATAATCCACATGAGCCCAAACATTATTCCCCCCTCCAAAAGACCCCACCAATTTGGCTCATTTGGGAATGTCTTGAAACATAATTTAGATTTATACAGTCATTATAGAAGTAATACATCAAATAGCATTAAAAAGATGACTGAATGTAGTAAAATTTCTTCCTATACTGATGACCATGAGTATACTCTAACAGGAGAGAAATTATGGAACCATAATCAAAGTAGAACAAATCTCAGTTATCAACAAGTACCCTCTCGATATCAGAAAATTCATACGGGAGAGAAATCCTATGATTGTGCAGAATTTGGAAAGATCTTCACCCATAAATCACAGCTCAAGGTACATATGAGAGTTCATACAGGAGAAAAACTCTATGTATGTATTGAATGTGGCAAGGCTTTTGTGCATAAGCCAGAATTCATCACACATCAAAAAACCCATACTAGAGAAAAGCCCTATAAATGCAATGAATGCGGAAAGTCCTTTTTCCAAGTGTCTTCTCTCTTCAGGCATCatagaattcacactggagagaaactctatgaatgcagtgaatgtgggaaagGCTTCTCTTATAACTCAGATCTCAGTATacatcagaaaattcatactggagagagacACCATGAATGCGGTGACTGTGGCAAAGCATTTACACAAAAGTCCACACTCAAGATGCATCAGAAAATTCATACAGGAGAGCGATCCTACATATGTATTGAATGTGGACAGGCCTTCATCCAGAAGACACACTTGGTTGCACACCgaagaattcatactggagaaaagccatatgAATGCAGTTactgtgggaaagccttcatttCCAAGTCTCAACTCCAGGTACATCAACGAATTCACACAAGAGTAAAGCCCTATTCATGTACCGAATATGGGAAGGTCTTCAACAATAGTTCTAACCTTGTTGCAAATAAGAAAGTTCAAATTAGAGAGAAATCGTCCATATGTGCtgaatgtgggaaggcctttaCTTACAGGTCAGAGTTAATTATTcatcagagaattcacactggagagaaaccctatgaatgtggTGACTGTGGAAAAGCCTTTACTCAGAAGTCAGCACTCACAGTgcatcagagaattcatacagGAGAAAAATCCTATGTGTGCACGAAGTGTGGGCTGGCCTTCATCCAGAAGGCACACTTGATTGCACATCAAAttattcatactggagagaaaccttataaaTGTGGTCACTGTGGGAAATTCTTTACTTCTAAGTCACAACTGCATGTGCATAAACGAATTCACACAGGAGAAAAACCTTACATGTGCAATAAATGTGGGAAGGCATTCACCAACAGGTCAAATCTCATCACACATCAGAAAACTCATACAGGAGAAAAGTCTTATGTATGTTCTAAATGTGGAAAGGCCTTTACTCAGAGATCAGACTTGATAAcacatcagagaattcataccggagagaaaccttatgaatgCAGTAcctgtggaaaagccttcacccAAAAGTCACACCTCAATATacaccagaaaattcatactggagagaggcAGTATGAATGccatgaatgtgggaaagccttcaatCAGAAATCAATACTCATTGTGCATCAGAAAATTCATACGGGGGAGAAACCCTATGTATGCACTGAATGTGGAAGAGCCTTTATCCGAAAGTCAAACTTCATTACTCATCAAAgaattcatacaggagagaaaccttatgaatgCAGTGATTGTGGGAAGTCCTTCACGTCCAAGTCTCAGCTGCTGGTACATCAGCCAATTCACACAGGCGAGAAACCCTATGTGTGTGGTGAATGTGGCAAGGCCTTTAGTGGCAGGTCAAATCTCagtaaacaccaaaaaacccacacaggagagaagcctTACATCTGTTCTGAATGTGGGAAGACCTTCAGACAGAAGTCAGAGTTGATTACACATcacagaattcatactggagagaaaccttatgaatgCAGTGACTGTGGGAAATCTTTCACTAAGAAATCTCAGCTCCAAGTGCATCAGCGAATTCACACAGGTGAAAAGCCTTATGTGTGTGCTgaatgtggcaaagcctttacTGACAGGTCAAATTTGAATAAACACCAAACAACACATACTGGAGACAAGCCCTACAAGTGTGTAGTCTGTGGGAAAGGCTTTGTTCAGAAATCTGTACTCAATGTGCACCAGAGTATTCACACTTAA
- the LOC114084006 gene encoding zinc finger protein 585A-like isoform X2: MQETYSHLLSVGYQVPESEVFMVEQGQEPWALQGENPHQSCPEELQQIGDQIVTYHQTGSKSINDTAFIKKIWTTKSHHEYEGITKIIHMSPNIIPPSKRPHQFGSFGNVLKHNLDLYSHYRSNTSNSIKKMTECSKISSYTDDHEYTLTGEKLWNHNQSRTNLSYQQVPSRYQKIHTGEKSYDCAEFGKIFTHKSQLKVHMRVHTGEKLYVCIECGKAFVHKPEFITHQKTHTREKPYKCNECGKSFFQVSSLFRHHRIHTGEKLYECSECGKGFSYNSDLSIHQKIHTGERHHECGDCGKAFTQKSTLKMHQKIHTGERSYICIECGQAFIQKTHLVAHRRIHTGEKPYECSYCGKAFISKSQLQVHQRIHTRVKPYSCTEYGKVFNNSSNLVANKKVQIREKSSICAECGKAFTYRSELIIHQRIHTGEKPYECGDCGKAFTQKSALTVHQRIHTGEKSYVCTKCGLAFIQKAHLIAHQIIHTGEKPYKCGHCGKFFTSKSQLHVHKRIHTGEKPYMCNKCGKAFTNRSNLITHQKTHTGEKSYVCSKCGKAFTQRSDLITHQRIHTGEKPYECSTCGKAFTQKSHLNIHQKIHTGERQYECHECGKAFNQKSILIVHQKIHTGEKPYVCTECGRAFIRKSNFITHQRIHTGEKPYECSDCGKSFTSKSQLLVHQPIHTGEKPYVCGECGKAFSGRSNLSKHQKTHTGEKPYICSECGKTFRQKSELITHHRIHTGEKPYECSDCGKSFTKKSQLQVHQRIHTGEKPYVCAECGKAFTDRSNLNKHQTTHTGDKPYKCVVCGKGFVQKSVLNVHQSIHT; the protein is encoded by the exons ATGCAGGAGACCTACAGCCACCTGCTCTCAGTAG GGTATCAAGTTCCTGAGTCAGAGGTTTTCATGGTGGAACAAGGACAGGAGCCGTGGGCACTGCAGGGTGAGAACCCACACCAGAGCTGTCCAG AAGAATTGCAGCAGATTGGTGATCAGATAGTCACCTATCATCAAACAGgaagtaaatcaataaatgatacTGCTTTCATCAAGAAAATATGGACTACAAAGAGTCATCATGAGTATGAAGGCATTACAAAAATAATCCACATGAGCCCAAACATTATTCCCCCCTCCAAAAGACCCCACCAATTTGGCTCATTTGGGAATGTCTTGAAACATAATTTAGATTTATACAGTCATTATAGAAGTAATACATCAAATAGCATTAAAAAGATGACTGAATGTAGTAAAATTTCTTCCTATACTGATGACCATGAGTATACTCTAACAGGAGAGAAATTATGGAACCATAATCAAAGTAGAACAAATCTCAGTTATCAACAAGTACCCTCTCGATATCAGAAAATTCATACGGGAGAGAAATCCTATGATTGTGCAGAATTTGGAAAGATCTTCACCCATAAATCACAGCTCAAGGTACATATGAGAGTTCATACAGGAGAAAAACTCTATGTATGTATTGAATGTGGCAAGGCTTTTGTGCATAAGCCAGAATTCATCACACATCAAAAAACCCATACTAGAGAAAAGCCCTATAAATGCAATGAATGCGGAAAGTCCTTTTTCCAAGTGTCTTCTCTCTTCAGGCATCatagaattcacactggagagaaactctatgaatgcagtgaatgtgggaaagGCTTCTCTTATAACTCAGATCTCAGTATacatcagaaaattcatactggagagagacACCATGAATGCGGTGACTGTGGCAAAGCATTTACACAAAAGTCCACACTCAAGATGCATCAGAAAATTCATACAGGAGAGCGATCCTACATATGTATTGAATGTGGACAGGCCTTCATCCAGAAGACACACTTGGTTGCACACCgaagaattcatactggagaaaagccatatgAATGCAGTTactgtgggaaagccttcatttCCAAGTCTCAACTCCAGGTACATCAACGAATTCACACAAGAGTAAAGCCCTATTCATGTACCGAATATGGGAAGGTCTTCAACAATAGTTCTAACCTTGTTGCAAATAAGAAAGTTCAAATTAGAGAGAAATCGTCCATATGTGCtgaatgtgggaaggcctttaCTTACAGGTCAGAGTTAATTATTcatcagagaattcacactggagagaaaccctatgaatgtggTGACTGTGGAAAAGCCTTTACTCAGAAGTCAGCACTCACAGTgcatcagagaattcatacagGAGAAAAATCCTATGTGTGCACGAAGTGTGGGCTGGCCTTCATCCAGAAGGCACACTTGATTGCACATCAAAttattcatactggagagaaaccttataaaTGTGGTCACTGTGGGAAATTCTTTACTTCTAAGTCACAACTGCATGTGCATAAACGAATTCACACAGGAGAAAAACCTTACATGTGCAATAAATGTGGGAAGGCATTCACCAACAGGTCAAATCTCATCACACATCAGAAAACTCATACAGGAGAAAAGTCTTATGTATGTTCTAAATGTGGAAAGGCCTTTACTCAGAGATCAGACTTGATAAcacatcagagaattcataccggagagaaaccttatgaatgCAGTAcctgtggaaaagccttcacccAAAAGTCACACCTCAATATacaccagaaaattcatactggagagaggcAGTATGAATGccatgaatgtgggaaagccttcaatCAGAAATCAATACTCATTGTGCATCAGAAAATTCATACGGGGGAGAAACCCTATGTATGCACTGAATGTGGAAGAGCCTTTATCCGAAAGTCAAACTTCATTACTCATCAAAgaattcatacaggagagaaaccttatgaatgCAGTGATTGTGGGAAGTCCTTCACGTCCAAGTCTCAGCTGCTGGTACATCAGCCAATTCACACAGGCGAGAAACCCTATGTGTGTGGTGAATGTGGCAAGGCCTTTAGTGGCAGGTCAAATCTCagtaaacaccaaaaaacccacacaggagagaagcctTACATCTGTTCTGAATGTGGGAAGACCTTCAGACAGAAGTCAGAGTTGATTACACATcacagaattcatactggagagaaaccttatgaatgCAGTGACTGTGGGAAATCTTTCACTAAGAAATCTCAGCTCCAAGTGCATCAGCGAATTCACACAGGTGAAAAGCCTTATGTGTGTGCTgaatgtggcaaagcctttacTGACAGGTCAAATTTGAATAAACACCAAACAACACATACTGGAGACAAGCCCTACAAGTGTGTAGTCTGTGGGAAAGGCTTTGTTCAGAAATCTGTACTCAATGTGCACCAGAGTATTCACACTTAA
- the LOC114084006 gene encoding zinc finger protein 585A-like isoform X1, translated as MQETYSHLLSVGYQVPESEVFMVEQGQEPWALQGENPHQSCPELQQIGDQIVTYHQTGSKSINDTAFIKKIWTTKSHHEYEGITKIIHMSPNIIPPSKRPHQFGSFGNVLKHNLDLYSHYRSNTSNSIKKMTECSKISSYTDDHEYTLTGEKLWNHNQSRTNLSYQQVPSRYQKIHTGEKSYDCAEFGKIFTHKSQLKVHMRVHTGEKLYVCIECGKAFVHKPEFITHQKTHTREKPYKCNECGKSFFQVSSLFRHHRIHTGEKLYECSECGKGFSYNSDLSIHQKIHTGERHHECGDCGKAFTQKSTLKMHQKIHTGERSYICIECGQAFIQKTHLVAHRRIHTGEKPYECSYCGKAFISKSQLQVHQRIHTRVKPYSCTEYGKVFNNSSNLVANKKVQIREKSSICAECGKAFTYRSELIIHQRIHTGEKPYECGDCGKAFTQKSALTVHQRIHTGEKSYVCTKCGLAFIQKAHLIAHQIIHTGEKPYKCGHCGKFFTSKSQLHVHKRIHTGEKPYMCNKCGKAFTNRSNLITHQKTHTGEKSYVCSKCGKAFTQRSDLITHQRIHTGEKPYECSTCGKAFTQKSHLNIHQKIHTGERQYECHECGKAFNQKSILIVHQKIHTGEKPYVCTECGRAFIRKSNFITHQRIHTGEKPYECSDCGKSFTSKSQLLVHQPIHTGEKPYVCGECGKAFSGRSNLSKHQKTHTGEKPYICSECGKTFRQKSELITHHRIHTGEKPYECSDCGKSFTKKSQLQVHQRIHTGEKPYVCAECGKAFTDRSNLNKHQTTHTGDKPYKCVVCGKGFVQKSVLNVHQSIHT; from the exons ATGCAGGAGACCTACAGCCACCTGCTCTCAGTAG GGTATCAAGTTCCTGAGTCAGAGGTTTTCATGGTGGAACAAGGACAGGAGCCGTGGGCACTGCAGGGTGAGAACCCACACCAGAGCTGTCCAG AATTGCAGCAGATTGGTGATCAGATAGTCACCTATCATCAAACAGgaagtaaatcaataaatgatacTGCTTTCATCAAGAAAATATGGACTACAAAGAGTCATCATGAGTATGAAGGCATTACAAAAATAATCCACATGAGCCCAAACATTATTCCCCCCTCCAAAAGACCCCACCAATTTGGCTCATTTGGGAATGTCTTGAAACATAATTTAGATTTATACAGTCATTATAGAAGTAATACATCAAATAGCATTAAAAAGATGACTGAATGTAGTAAAATTTCTTCCTATACTGATGACCATGAGTATACTCTAACAGGAGAGAAATTATGGAACCATAATCAAAGTAGAACAAATCTCAGTTATCAACAAGTACCCTCTCGATATCAGAAAATTCATACGGGAGAGAAATCCTATGATTGTGCAGAATTTGGAAAGATCTTCACCCATAAATCACAGCTCAAGGTACATATGAGAGTTCATACAGGAGAAAAACTCTATGTATGTATTGAATGTGGCAAGGCTTTTGTGCATAAGCCAGAATTCATCACACATCAAAAAACCCATACTAGAGAAAAGCCCTATAAATGCAATGAATGCGGAAAGTCCTTTTTCCAAGTGTCTTCTCTCTTCAGGCATCatagaattcacactggagagaaactctatgaatgcagtgaatgtgggaaagGCTTCTCTTATAACTCAGATCTCAGTATacatcagaaaattcatactggagagagacACCATGAATGCGGTGACTGTGGCAAAGCATTTACACAAAAGTCCACACTCAAGATGCATCAGAAAATTCATACAGGAGAGCGATCCTACATATGTATTGAATGTGGACAGGCCTTCATCCAGAAGACACACTTGGTTGCACACCgaagaattcatactggagaaaagccatatgAATGCAGTTactgtgggaaagccttcatttCCAAGTCTCAACTCCAGGTACATCAACGAATTCACACAAGAGTAAAGCCCTATTCATGTACCGAATATGGGAAGGTCTTCAACAATAGTTCTAACCTTGTTGCAAATAAGAAAGTTCAAATTAGAGAGAAATCGTCCATATGTGCtgaatgtgggaaggcctttaCTTACAGGTCAGAGTTAATTATTcatcagagaattcacactggagagaaaccctatgaatgtggTGACTGTGGAAAAGCCTTTACTCAGAAGTCAGCACTCACAGTgcatcagagaattcatacagGAGAAAAATCCTATGTGTGCACGAAGTGTGGGCTGGCCTTCATCCAGAAGGCACACTTGATTGCACATCAAAttattcatactggagagaaaccttataaaTGTGGTCACTGTGGGAAATTCTTTACTTCTAAGTCACAACTGCATGTGCATAAACGAATTCACACAGGAGAAAAACCTTACATGTGCAATAAATGTGGGAAGGCATTCACCAACAGGTCAAATCTCATCACACATCAGAAAACTCATACAGGAGAAAAGTCTTATGTATGTTCTAAATGTGGAAAGGCCTTTACTCAGAGATCAGACTTGATAAcacatcagagaattcataccggagagaaaccttatgaatgCAGTAcctgtggaaaagccttcacccAAAAGTCACACCTCAATATacaccagaaaattcatactggagagaggcAGTATGAATGccatgaatgtgggaaagccttcaatCAGAAATCAATACTCATTGTGCATCAGAAAATTCATACGGGGGAGAAACCCTATGTATGCACTGAATGTGGAAGAGCCTTTATCCGAAAGTCAAACTTCATTACTCATCAAAgaattcatacaggagagaaaccttatgaatgCAGTGATTGTGGGAAGTCCTTCACGTCCAAGTCTCAGCTGCTGGTACATCAGCCAATTCACACAGGCGAGAAACCCTATGTGTGTGGTGAATGTGGCAAGGCCTTTAGTGGCAGGTCAAATCTCagtaaacaccaaaaaacccacacaggagagaagcctTACATCTGTTCTGAATGTGGGAAGACCTTCAGACAGAAGTCAGAGTTGATTACACATcacagaattcatactggagagaaaccttatgaatgCAGTGACTGTGGGAAATCTTTCACTAAGAAATCTCAGCTCCAAGTGCATCAGCGAATTCACACAGGTGAAAAGCCTTATGTGTGTGCTgaatgtggcaaagcctttacTGACAGGTCAAATTTGAATAAACACCAAACAACACATACTGGAGACAAGCCCTACAAGTGTGTAGTCTGTGGGAAAGGCTTTGTTCAGAAATCTGTACTCAATGTGCACCAGAGTATTCACACTTAA